In Pomacea canaliculata isolate SZHN2017 linkage group LG12, ASM307304v1, whole genome shotgun sequence, a single genomic region encodes these proteins:
- the LOC112577434 gene encoding centrosomal protein of 72 kDa-like: MALTLTEDAIRSRVSLTHDNLEDVKSLSLPGTYHEKIVSLGTSLRKFTKLKSLDLSRNALESLQGLESLGLLEKLNLYYNNIGSLEELKRLKHTPNLKELDLRLNPVTRSEPDYRLYLIHMLPSLQKLDDRSVRDRERQAALTHFSSSQATEMTYHPPKKEQTQKSPHPRAEFTSKLGKPSVLDDDDVAILDLIAKKNGDLGQPTHLTGSVAREPAMEEYSLEMLKSLSTQDLSASETGLSSLPPTGKAKKASSLPPPKNDDNALAAYKDRYPNIASIASNELPLKSEHKRYDPHLQYQDEVDAYSKYRSHGYFTPNPTKEENPSDVSQLPTERGAYPPPPDLPTRVGHERERGREKDSYKDGGDAEMRTRHRRTNSVPSNTQVFSTEQALPEPSQPTWQSLHPSSKRHNAGLVQARLNDNPVMMHMLFRILDYVDRYWNGSKSLHQHAKFLGLALDVIEDMLKDGSLTGLQSNINTLKQHVERLKEENTSLRESQARNSNKDTTTASEAQLKMSLKQARSEVERLGMDLEQYVKENNRLQRKLDLQESAASYNLGGAAPAPTLHNDLQRQNEALSHEIDGLRNRLKQYAQMQELASMLQRTHLSLVQTNDHLLREMEEERRRHRHEVEQMRWSYDQLKKTMSYLPSTIKHDSTVTTNNITSTASLFRDTDH, encoded by the exons ATGGCGCTCACTTTGACTGAGGATGCTATCAGAAGTCGAGTTAGCTTGACTCACGATAATCTGG aggaTGTAAAATCCCTGTCTTTGCCTGGAACATATCATGAGAAGATTGTGTCTCTTGGCACTTCCTTACGCAAATTCACAAAACTGAAGTCTCTTGATTTATCAAGAAATGCCTTAGAATCTCTCCAg GGCTTAGAAAGTCTTGGCCTTTTGGAAAAGCTGAATCT CTACTACAACAACATTGGAAGTCTAGAAGAACTAAAGCGTCTAAAACATACACCAAATCTAAAGGAACTGGATCTTCGTTTGAACCCTGTTACGCGTTCAGAGCCTGATTATCGTCTTTATCTTATACATATGCTTCCCTCATTGCAGAAATTAG ATGATCGGAGTGTACGCGACAGGGAACGGCAGGCTGCCTTGACCCATTTTAGTTCTAGCCAGGCAACAGAAATGACCTACCACCCACCAAAAAAAGAGCAAACCCAGAAGTCACCGCACCCCCGTGCTGAATTTACCTCTAAGCTTGGAAAACCTTCAG tacttgatgatgatgacgtggCAATTTTGGATTTGATTGCCAAAAAGAATGGAGACCTGGGACAGCCAACCCACCTAACAGGATCTGTTGCTAGAGAGCCAGCTATGGAAGAATATTCTTTGGAAA tgttgAAGAGCCTGAGTACTCAGGACCTGTCAGCTTCAGAGACTGGGCTTTCATCATTGCCGCCAACTGGAAAAGCA AAAAAAGCATCAAGTTTGCCACCTCCAAAGAATGATGATAATGCATTAGCTGCATACAAAGATAGATACCCAAATATTGCTAGTATTGCTTCAAATGAATTACCACTGAAATCTGAGCACAAGAG ATATGATCCTCATCTTCAGTATCAAGATGAGGTTGATGCCTACTCCAAATATAGAAGTCATGGTTATTTCACACCAAACCCCACAAAAG AAGAGAATCCATCAGATGTTAGCCAGTTGCCTACAGAAAGAGGAGCTTACCCTCCACCTCCAGATCTTCCAACCAGGGTAGGCCATGAAAGAGAAAGgggcagagagaaagacagcTACAAAGATGGTGGAGATGCTGAAATGAGAACCAGACATAGACGCACAAACAGTGTTCCTTCAAATACTCAA GTGTTCAGTACGGAGCAAGCTCTTCCAGAACCTTCTCAACCAACATGGCAGTCTCTTCACCCATCTTCTAAGCGGCACAATGCTGGGCTTGTACAGGCACGTCTAAATGACAATCCTGTGATGATGCATATGCTTTTCAGGATACTGGATTATGTGGATCGGTATTGGAATGGCTCTAAGTCATTGCACCAACATGCCAAGTTTCTtg GTTTGGCACTTGACGTCATTGAAGATATGCTTAAAGATGGATCTCTGACTGGCCTTCAATCAAACATCAATACCCTCAAGCAGCATGTAGAACGACTGAAAGAAGAGAATACAAGTCTGAGAGAATCACAGGCTCGAAACTCAAACAAAGACACCACTACAGCTAGTGAGGCACAGTTGAAGATGTCTCTCAAACAAGCTCGTAGTGAAGTG GAAAGATTGGGAATGGATTTGGAGCAGTATGTCAAGGAAAATAATCGACTGCAGCGAAAACTAGACCTTCAGGAATCTGCCGCATCCTATAATCTTGGTGGGGCTGCTCCAGCTCCAACCTTGCACA ATGATCTTCAGCGACAGAATGAGGCATTAAGTCATGAAATTGATGGACTTCGCAATCGTCTGAAACAGTATGCTCAGATGCAGGAACTTGCATCCATGTTACAGAGA ACACACTT ATCCCTGGTGCAGACTAATGATCATCTACTTCGAGAAATGGAAGAGGAACGTCGACGACATCGACATGAAGTTGAGCAGATGCGTTGGAGCTATGATCAGTTGAAGAAGACCATGAGCTACCTTCCCTCTACCATAAAGCATGATTCCACTGTTACTACAAATAACATCACTTCCACTGCCAGTCTCTTCAGAGATACAGATCATTAA